The proteins below are encoded in one region of Telopea speciosissima isolate NSW1024214 ecotype Mountain lineage chromosome 10, Tspe_v1, whole genome shotgun sequence:
- the LOC122643343 gene encoding aspartic proteinase CDR1-like, with protein MAAYFSYYSPVPALIIVFSVYLSTFSLVEAVKNGGGFTVDIIHRDSLLSPTYDSSVTRFERLQNAFHRSVSRANNFKKSAISPQQISTQVIPNGGSYLMKISFGTPSVDTLAIADTGSDLIWIQCKPCEQCFRQNAPLFDPTKSSTYRNLLCSSKECDLLGTGFNGCSSKANACEYAYQYGDSSFTNGLLGTETITLGSTSSGGRSVPLPRKIFGCGHNNDGTFSEREGGLVGLGGGPLSLISQLQTSIGGKFSYCLVPLDKVNVTSKLNFGSQAVVLGADVVSTPLVSKNPVTFYYVTLEGISVGNKRLAYKSSSKVGVDEGNIILDSGTTLTFLPSDFYQNLESEVKNLINGESVPDPQGLFSLCYTADTDVNVPITAHFTGADVKLKPLNTFVGISEEVVCFAFIPQNGLSIFGNIAQMDFLVGHDLEKRKVYFKPVDCTKH; from the coding sequence ATGGCTGCCTATTTTAGTTACTATTCACCCGTTCCTGCCCTAATTATAGTCTTCTCTGTTTACCTCTCCACATTTTCCCTAGTTGAAGCTGTTAAAAATGGTGGTGGGTTCACTGTCGATATTATCCACCGTGATTCATTGCTTTCTCCAACCTATGACTCATCGGTGACTCGTTTCGAGCGTCTGCAGAATGCGTTCCATCGATCGGTGTCTCGCGCCAATAATTTCAAGAAAAGCGCAATCTCTCCACAGCAAATTTCAACCCAAGTTATCCCTAATGGTGGTTCATATCTTATGAAAATTTCATTTGGTACTCCATCAGTGGATACCCTCGCAATTGCTGATACAGGTAGTGATCTCATTTGGATTCAATGCAAGCCTTGTGAACAATGTTTCAGGCAAAATGCTCCTTTATTTGATCCAACCAAATCATCAACCTATCGAAACTTATTATGCAGTTCTAAAGAATGTGATTTGTTAGGTACTGGTTTTAATGGTTGTTCTTCTAAAGCTAATGCTTGTGAGTATGCTTATCAATATGGGGACAGTTCCTTCACTAATGGCCTTCTTGGTACTGAGACAATCACATTGGGTTCTACTAGTAGTGGTGGTAGATCAGTCCCTTTACCAAGAAAAATCTTTGGTTGTGGACACAACAATGATGGAACCTTTAGTGAAAGAGAAGGTGGTCTAGTTGGCTTAGGAGGGGGTCCTCTATCACTGATTTCACAACTGCAAACATCTATTGGTGGCAAGTTCTCTTACTGCTTGGTTCCTCTAGATAAGGTAAATGTGACAAGCAAATTGAATTTCGGTAGTCAAGCTGTTGTTTTGGGTGCCGATGTCGTTTCGACTCCTTTAGTGTCGAAAAACCCGGTTACATTCTATTATGTGACCCTTGAAGGAATAAGTGTTGGAAACAAGAGATTGGCATATAAGAGTTCATCTAAGGTTGGTGTTGATGAGGGAAATATTATACTTGATTCAGGTACAACATTGACATTTCTCCCATCTGATTTCTACCAAAATCTCGAATCAGAAGTGAAGAATTTGATTAATGGTGAAAGTGTTCCAGACCCTCAAGGGTTATTTAGTTTATGCTATACAGCTGATACAGATGTTAATGTTCCAATCACTGCCCATTTTACTGGTGCTGATGTGAAGTTGAAACCACTGAATACTTTTGTTGGTATATCTGAAGAAGTTGTCTGCTTTGCCTTTATCCCTCAAAATGGTTTGAGTATATTTGGGAATATAGCtcaaatggatttcttggtTGGCCATGATCTTGAAAAAAGAAAGGTGTATTTCAAGCCAGTTGATTGCACAAAGCATTAG